In Dromiciops gliroides isolate mDroGli1 chromosome 4, mDroGli1.pri, whole genome shotgun sequence, one DNA window encodes the following:
- the BTBD17 gene encoding BTB/POZ domain-containing protein 17, which yields MPGTHHSKLGPWGNFWATMTLLGLTVHAAQKAHVAGEAADAAINHSLTMLQRLQELQQLGNESDTVLRVQAMGTDEVHIFHTHRLLLGLQSEVFQGLLYNQSEVTLQEPRDCAAVFDKFIRYLYCGELSLLMSQAIPLHRLASKYGVTSLQQGIAEYMKSHLAGEMGGPGPAVGWYHYAARTGNEDLRESCLQFLAWNLSAVVGSSEWGEVTPELLAQLLDRSDLVLQDEFELFQALEVWLSRARPPTPVAEQALRAIRYPMIPPAQLFQLQAQSPALAQHGEAVGDLLLQAYQFHSASPLHYAKFFDVNGSAFLPRNYLSPAWGALWVISNPARDDRSTSFQTQLGPSGHDAGRRVTWNVLFSPRWLPISLRPVYADTAGAALPAARPEDGRPRLVVTPASISGDAAGVSFQKTVLVGARQQGRLLIRHAYSFHQSSDESGDFLVHTDLQRRNSEYLVENALHLHLIIKPIYHSLIRTHK from the exons ATGCCTGGGACTCATCACTCCAAGCTTGGGCCCTGGGGCAACTTCTGGGCCACCATGACCTTACTGGGCCTCACTGTGCATGCAG cccagaAAGCTCATGTCGCTGGTGAAGCAGCAGATGCCGCTATTAACCACTCCCTGACAATGCTCCAGCGCTTGCAGGAGTTACAACAGCTGGGCAATGAGAGCGATACGGTGTTGCGGGTGCAAGCCATGGGTACAGATGAAGTCCACATCTTCCATACTCACCGGCTGCTCCTGGGCCTGCAGAGTGAGGTATTCCAGGGACTGCTGTACAACCAAAGTGAGGTGACACTGCAGGAGCCCAGAGACTGTGCTGCTGTCTTTGACAAATTTATCAG gTACTTGTACTGTGGGGAGCTGTCACTCCTAATGTCTCAGGCCATCCCCCTGCACAGATTGGCCAGCAAATATGGTGTGACTTCCCTACAGCAGGGCATAGCTGAGTATATGAAGTCACACCTTGCAGGAGAGATGGGGGGTCCTGGCCCAGCTGTGGGTTGGTACCACTATGCAGCCCGAACAGGCAATGAAGACCTCAGGGAGAGCTGCCTCCAGTTCTTGGCCTGGAACCTGTCAGCTGTGGTAGGGAGCTCCGAGTGGGGGGAAGTGACCCCAGAGCTCTTGGCCCAGCTCCTAGACCGCTCTGATCTGGTGCTCCAGGATGAATTTGAGCTCTTCCAGGCTCTGGAAGTCTGGTTGAGCCGGGCCCGCCCTCCCACACCTGTGGCAGAGCAGGCCCTGAGGGCCATACGCTACCCCATGATCCCACCTGCTCAGCTGTTCCAGCTGCAGGCCCAGTCTCCAGCTCTGGCCCAACATGGGGAGGCTGTGGGTGATCTCCTCCTTCAGGCCTACCAGTTCCATTCAGCCTCTCCCCTCCACTATGCCAAGTTCTTTGATGTCAATGGCAGTGCCTTCTTGCCTCGCAACTACCTCTCTCCAGCCTGGGGGGCCCTGTGGGTCATCAGCAACCCTGCCAGGGATGACCGGAGCACTAGCTTCCAGACGCAGCTGGGCCCCAGCGGGCATGATGCGGGCAGGCGGGTGACATGGAATGTCCTCTTCTCCCCACGCTGGCTGCCCATCAGTCTGCGGCCAGTCTATGCCGATACTGCTGGGGCTGCCCTGCCTGCCGCTCGCCCTGAGGATGGGCGTCCCCGACTGGTAGTGACTCCAGCCAGCATCAGCGGGGATGCCGCTGGTGTGAGCTTCCAGAAGACAGTACTGGTGGGGGCTCGGCAGCAGGGGCGGCTCCTGATCCGCCACGCTTACAGCTTCCACCAGAGCAGTGACGAGTCTGGGGACTTCTTGGTCCACACTGATCTGCAACGGCGCAACTCTGAGTACCTGGTGGAGAACGCCCTTCACCTGCATCTCATCATCAAGCCCATCTACCACAGCCTCATTCGGACCCAcaagtag